One Paenibacillus riograndensis SBR5 DNA segment encodes these proteins:
- the flgB gene encoding flagellar basal body rod protein FlgB, protein MGLLNSVSFQRLQGGLDAATKRQSVLANNVANADTPNFKRSDVNFESYLQQQENGLKSTLNAKVTDSRHFQFGTGTIVPTATVSTDETTSMNNNDNNVDMDREQALSAENQLRYNSYVAQLNSQITMMRTVVEGR, encoded by the coding sequence TTGGGTTTATTGAACAGCGTCAGTTTTCAAAGATTGCAGGGAGGCCTTGATGCCGCCACCAAACGACAAAGTGTGCTGGCAAATAACGTAGCCAACGCCGACACTCCGAATTTCAAACGCTCTGATGTTAATTTTGAGAGCTATTTACAGCAGCAGGAGAACGGTCTTAAGTCCACACTGAATGCAAAGGTGACAGATTCCCGGCACTTCCAATTCGGGACAGGTACTATTGTACCAACAGCAACAGTCAGTACCGATGAAACAACTTCTATGAACAATAACGACAATAATGTGGATATGGACCGGGAGCAGGCGTTAAGCGCAGAGAACCAGCTCAGGTACAATTCATATGTGGCGCAGTTGAACAGCCAGATCACAATGATGCGAACAGTAGTTGAAGGGAGGTAG
- the fliI gene encoding flagellar protein export ATPase FliI, with protein MLDSGRYKEQLRNFDPVRINGKVTQVIGLMVESEGPDASIGDVCYIYPAKGNKPLQAEVVGFRDNKVLLMPLGELQAIGPGCDVVGTGKPLSVQVGSELLGKVLDGLGQPLDGSLIPARMPHSSTFNIPSNPLNRPRVQEPISIGVRAIDGLLTIGKGQRVGIFAGSGVGKSTLMGMIARNTSADVNVIALIGERGREVLDFIERDLGPEGLQRSVVVVATSDQPALIRIKGALIATTIAEYFRDRGLNVMLMMDSVTRYAMAQREVGLAVGEPPAMRGYTPSVFASLPKLLERAGTGPTGSITAFYTVLVDGDDMNEPIADAVRGILDGHIVLNRNIANKGHFPAIDVLSSISRVMKDIAPEEQIAAAENVKRLMAVYKDSEDLINIGAYQRGSNAQIDESIHYIDSIWNFTKQKVNEKVTLAEVQESLISQFSRS; from the coding sequence ATGCTTGACAGCGGACGGTATAAGGAGCAGCTGCGGAATTTTGACCCGGTCAGAATCAATGGCAAAGTGACTCAGGTGATCGGGCTGATGGTGGAGTCGGAAGGACCGGATGCGAGTATCGGTGATGTATGCTATATCTATCCGGCCAAAGGCAACAAACCGCTGCAGGCTGAAGTTGTAGGCTTTCGTGACAACAAGGTGCTGTTGATGCCGTTAGGTGAACTGCAAGCCATAGGGCCGGGCTGTGATGTTGTGGGTACAGGCAAGCCTCTGAGTGTACAGGTGGGCTCGGAGCTGCTGGGCAAGGTTCTTGACGGGTTGGGACAGCCGCTTGACGGCTCGCTCATTCCGGCGCGCATGCCGCACAGTTCAACGTTCAACATTCCATCCAATCCGCTGAACCGCCCCAGGGTGCAGGAGCCGATCAGTATTGGGGTCAGAGCCATCGACGGATTGCTCACCATAGGCAAAGGCCAGCGTGTAGGCATCTTTGCCGGATCAGGGGTCGGCAAGAGCACATTGATGGGCATGATCGCCCGCAATACATCTGCAGATGTGAATGTGATTGCCTTAATTGGTGAACGGGGCAGAGAGGTGCTGGACTTCATTGAACGCGACCTCGGTCCGGAAGGATTGCAGCGGTCAGTCGTTGTAGTCGCCACCTCTGACCAGCCGGCGCTTATCCGCATTAAAGGCGCGCTCATTGCCACAACGATTGCCGAATATTTTCGCGACCGGGGCTTGAATGTCATGCTGATGATGGATTCAGTCACACGGTATGCCATGGCGCAGCGTGAGGTGGGACTGGCGGTTGGAGAACCGCCGGCAATGAGAGGGTACACTCCCTCGGTGTTTGCCAGCCTTCCGAAGCTGCTTGAGCGGGCCGGAACCGGACCTACGGGATCGATTACCGCTTTTTACACAGTGCTCGTGGATGGTGACGATATGAATGAGCCTATTGCTGACGCAGTGCGCGGAATCCTGGATGGACATATTGTACTGAACCGGAATATTGCCAATAAGGGACATTTTCCAGCCATTGATGTTCTCTCCAGCATCAGCCGCGTCATGAAGGATATTGCTCCCGAGGAACAGATTGCTGCGGCTGAGAACGTAAAGCGGCTCATGGCTGTATACAAGGATTCGGAAGATTTGATTAACATCGGTGCCTACCAAAGAGGCTCCAATGCCCAGATCGATGAGTCTATACATTACATTGACAGCATATGGAATTTCACCAAGCAGAAGGTAAACGAAAAGGTCACGCTGGCCGAGGTCCAAGAGTCTTTAATTTCCCAGTTCTCAAGGAGTTGA
- the fliE gene encoding flagellar hook-basal body complex protein FliE, with amino-acid sequence MIQNLSIGAQAIKPLAMKTSAAESLPSEGSGQNFGAYLQNALEQVANQEQQAKDMSNKFILGEVNIDQAMISSQQALLSLQLTTQVRNKVIEAYQEIMRTQI; translated from the coding sequence TTGATACAGAATTTAAGCATTGGAGCTCAGGCTATCAAGCCGCTCGCCATGAAAACATCAGCCGCTGAGTCATTACCATCAGAAGGTTCGGGACAGAACTTTGGCGCTTATTTACAGAATGCTTTGGAACAGGTAGCAAATCAAGAACAGCAGGCAAAAGATATGAGTAACAAGTTCATCCTGGGTGAGGTCAATATTGATCAAGCTATGATTTCTTCCCAACAGGCATTGCTGAGTTTGCAGTTGACTACACAAGTCCGGAACAAAGTAATTGAAGCCTATCAGGAAATTATGAGAACTCAAATCTAA
- the hslV gene encoding ATP-dependent protease subunit HslV, which yields MLPSFHATTICAVRHNGQAAIAGDGQVTFGESVIMKTTARKVRRLYRGQVIAGFAGSVADAITLFEKFEGKLEEHHGNLQRAAVELAKDWRQDRILRKLEALMIVMDKEGMLLISGNGEIIEPDDDVLAIGSGGNFALASGRALKRHASNLSAPEIAKEALQIASEICVYTNSNIIVEQL from the coding sequence ATGTTACCTAGCTTTCATGCGACTACGATTTGTGCGGTGAGACATAATGGCCAGGCGGCAATAGCCGGGGATGGCCAGGTGACATTCGGTGAGAGTGTCATCATGAAGACGACAGCAAGAAAAGTCCGCCGGCTGTACAGGGGACAGGTTATTGCCGGTTTTGCGGGATCAGTAGCTGACGCGATTACGTTGTTTGAGAAGTTTGAGGGCAAGCTGGAAGAGCATCATGGCAACCTGCAGCGTGCAGCCGTTGAGCTGGCCAAGGATTGGCGCCAGGACCGCATTCTGCGCAAGCTGGAAGCCTTGATGATTGTGATGGATAAAGAGGGCATGCTGCTGATTTCCGGCAATGGGGAGATTATTGAACCGGACGATGATGTGCTTGCCATCGGTTCCGGCGGTAATTTTGCGCTTGCCTCAGGACGGGCGCTGAAACGCCACGCGTCTAATCTGAGCGCGCCCGAGATCGCCAAAGAAGCGCTGCAGATTGCCTCCGAAATATGCGTGTATACCAATTCCAATATTATCGTTGAACAACTATAG
- the hslU gene encoding ATP-dependent protease ATPase subunit HslU has translation MVNQSLTPRQIVAELDKYIVGQKQAKKSVAVALRNRYRRSLLSEELRDEVVPKNILMIGPTGVGKTEIARRLAKLVNAPFIKVEATKFTEVGYVGRDVESMVRDLVETSIRMVKLERTEKVKDRAEELANERIVSILVPGGSKNKSQRNPFEMIFGGNNNAAEDAKDDAEDGSLSERRRGVKFKLLAGQLEDDIIEVDVEDTAPTMLDMFAGQGNDQMGMNMQEMFGSLLPKRTKKRKLPIREARKVLIQDEAAKLIDMDDVIQESVARAEQSGIIFIDEIDKVASQGKGSGPDVSREGVQRDILPIVEGSTVMTKYGPVKTDYVLFMAAGAFHVAKPSDLIPELQGRFPIRVELSSLTLEDFVSILTEPENALTKQYVNLLQTENIEVQFQKEAIYEIARIAASVNQNMENIGARRLHTILEKLLEDLSFEAPELTLETMVITPEYVREKLAGIAQDRDLSQYIL, from the coding sequence ATGGTCAATCAATCGCTTACACCCCGGCAAATCGTAGCAGAGCTTGACAAGTATATTGTAGGACAGAAGCAGGCTAAGAAATCGGTTGCTGTCGCACTCCGCAACCGGTACCGCCGCAGTCTGCTGTCTGAGGAGCTGCGGGATGAGGTTGTTCCGAAGAATATTCTGATGATCGGGCCGACCGGTGTCGGCAAAACCGAGATCGCCCGTCGTCTGGCCAAGCTGGTAAATGCTCCGTTCATTAAGGTGGAGGCGACCAAGTTTACTGAGGTTGGCTATGTGGGCCGGGATGTGGAGTCTATGGTCCGCGATCTGGTTGAAACCTCCATTCGTATGGTGAAGCTGGAACGGACCGAAAAGGTAAAAGACCGCGCAGAAGAACTGGCGAATGAACGTATCGTCTCTATTTTGGTGCCTGGGGGATCGAAAAATAAGTCGCAGCGGAATCCTTTTGAAATGATCTTCGGCGGGAACAATAACGCAGCTGAGGATGCCAAAGATGATGCCGAAGATGGAAGCCTCAGCGAGCGCCGCCGCGGAGTCAAGTTCAAGCTGCTGGCTGGCCAGCTGGAGGATGACATCATCGAGGTCGACGTAGAAGACACTGCGCCTACTATGCTGGATATGTTCGCAGGCCAAGGCAATGACCAGATGGGGATGAACATGCAGGAGATGTTCGGCAGCCTGCTGCCCAAACGGACCAAGAAGCGCAAGCTTCCGATCAGGGAAGCCCGGAAAGTGCTGATTCAGGATGAAGCGGCGAAGCTGATCGATATGGATGATGTCATTCAGGAGTCGGTGGCTCGTGCGGAGCAGTCCGGGATTATTTTTATCGATGAGATTGACAAAGTAGCCAGTCAAGGCAAGGGCTCCGGACCGGATGTATCGCGGGAAGGGGTACAGCGTGATATTCTGCCTATTGTCGAAGGCTCTACGGTAATGACCAAATACGGCCCTGTGAAGACGGACTACGTGCTGTTTATGGCCGCAGGGGCGTTTCATGTGGCAAAGCCCTCTGATCTGATCCCTGAGCTCCAAGGCCGGTTTCCGATCCGCGTAGAATTGAGCAGCCTCACGCTTGAGGATTTCGTGTCTATTCTGACTGAACCGGAAAACGCGCTAACGAAGCAATATGTCAATTTGCTGCAAACCGAAAATATTGAAGTTCAGTTCCAAAAAGAAGCGATTTACGAAATTGCCCGGATTGCAGCCTCAGTGAACCAAAATATGGAGAACATCGGTGCGCGAAGACTGCATACTATTCTGGAGAAACTGCTGGAAGACCTATCTTTCGAAGCACCGGAGCTGACTTTAGAGACGATGGTCATCACTCCGGAGTATGTGCGTGAAAAATTGGCAGGAATCGCACAGGACCGCGATTTAAGTCAATATATTCTCTGA
- the fliJ gene encoding flagellar export protein FliJ yields MRFHYTFQKVVDLKANEKTQAEWMLSSALGELQAQEKSLEDLLEQRRGLMLALQHAAEQKTPMSKLREMQDYVDYLDHCIARKHSDISRAHVEVQHKQNHLSTKVLDEKVWLKAKDKAQTAFQQSMILREQNELDEMATVRFAMKSL; encoded by the coding sequence ATGAGATTTCATTACACTTTTCAAAAAGTTGTGGACTTGAAAGCAAATGAAAAAACACAGGCAGAGTGGATGCTGTCAAGCGCCCTCGGAGAACTTCAAGCCCAGGAAAAAAGTCTTGAGGACTTGCTGGAGCAACGCCGCGGACTGATGCTGGCACTGCAGCATGCGGCTGAACAGAAAACGCCGATGTCCAAGCTGCGTGAGATGCAGGATTATGTCGATTATCTGGACCACTGCATTGCGCGCAAACACTCGGATATCAGCCGTGCGCATGTTGAAGTTCAGCACAAGCAGAATCACCTCAGCACGAAAGTGCTGGATGAGAAGGTGTGGCTGAAGGCTAAAGACAAAGCCCAGACCGCATTTCAGCAGAGTATGATTTTACGGGAACAAAACGAACTGGATGAGATGGCTACCGTCCGCTTCGCGATGAAATCCCTCTAA
- the flgC gene encoding flagellar basal body rod protein FlgC: MNFGSSFGISASALTAQRLRMDVISSNIANAETTRASVVDGKAVPYRRKLVVLETNQNDSFSNILNSKMNSDGSQGVKVQSIIEDSSPLKPVYNPSHPDADADGYVYMPNVDITKEMVDMLSASRSYDANVTMLNASKGMVTKALEIGR, translated from the coding sequence ATGAATTTTGGCAGCAGTTTTGGAATCAGTGCTTCAGCATTAACCGCCCAGCGGCTGAGAATGGACGTGATTTCCTCCAATATTGCCAATGCAGAGACAACAAGAGCTTCAGTGGTTGATGGCAAGGCAGTACCTTACCGGCGGAAATTGGTTGTACTGGAAACAAACCAGAACGACAGCTTCTCCAACATCTTGAATTCCAAGATGAACAGCGATGGCAGCCAGGGTGTGAAGGTACAGTCGATCATCGAGGATTCTTCTCCTCTGAAGCCTGTATACAACCCAAGCCATCCGGATGCAGATGCTGATGGTTATGTATATATGCCAAATGTGGATATAACCAAAGAAATGGTGGACATGCTGTCTGCGTCCCGATCTTATGATGCCAATGTCACGATGCTTAATGCATCGAAGGGTATGGTAACCAAAGCGCTCGAAATCGGGCGGTAA
- a CDS encoding FliH/SctL family protein — translation MSRLIKHSQYVPVDVLKRLEQARQYAGLTEESIASDEAAGEVHIQDSAREEAEQARKQMLKDAQEFAEGQVRDAAQEAENIVESARTEAEEWWRQRREQDEHLVEAVKSEAYQQGYQEGQAQAELEMSRKMAEMMEEARQVLQEAYRAKEVIIQEAEPFLVELSCSIAEKIVDKQLTVEPQFAMDLIRKNLARKREQGLISLCVSPAQFSFVNAAREELAMAVDSQAELQILPDSTVKDHGCVIRSSFGSIDARIDTQLAEIKKELIRIALDTDENRNGEDDA, via the coding sequence TTGTCTAGGCTGATCAAACATTCACAGTATGTTCCGGTTGATGTTCTCAAACGGCTGGAACAAGCCAGGCAGTATGCAGGCCTGACTGAGGAGTCGATTGCTTCGGATGAGGCGGCAGGCGAGGTGCATATTCAGGATTCTGCCAGAGAAGAGGCGGAACAGGCCCGCAAGCAAATGCTGAAGGATGCACAGGAGTTTGCCGAAGGACAGGTCCGAGACGCGGCACAGGAAGCTGAGAATATTGTAGAATCGGCACGGACAGAGGCTGAAGAGTGGTGGCGGCAGCGCAGGGAACAGGATGAGCATCTTGTCGAGGCCGTCAAATCGGAAGCCTATCAACAGGGATACCAAGAGGGACAGGCACAGGCTGAACTGGAAATGTCGCGGAAAATGGCCGAGATGATGGAGGAAGCAAGACAGGTTCTCCAGGAGGCTTATCGGGCCAAAGAGGTTATTATTCAAGAGGCTGAGCCTTTTCTGGTAGAGCTTAGCTGCAGTATTGCCGAGAAGATTGTGGACAAGCAGCTGACCGTGGAGCCGCAATTTGCCATGGATCTGATCCGCAAGAATCTTGCCCGCAAACGCGAGCAGGGACTGATTTCATTATGTGTGTCCCCGGCACAGTTCTCCTTTGTCAATGCCGCCAGGGAAGAACTGGCAATGGCAGTGGATTCTCAGGCGGAGCTGCAAATTCTGCCTGACTCAACTGTAAAGGATCACGGATGCGTCATCCGTTCTTCTTTTGGAAGTATTGATGCGCGAATTGATACACAGCTCGCTGAAATCAAAAAAGAGCTGATCCGGATCGCACTGGATACCGATGAGAACAGAAATGGGGAAGACGATGCTTGA
- a CDS encoding MotE family protein produces the protein MANNDMEFETEGSASKFEKFLFLMIPIIFTLVLLGVLLTLFNMDIRNNVLAIANKIPVVEKWVPDPPQSADEATDPKQQAEEQAASSDKTIKELKSQLAAQSEQLKKANEDTAAQATKAEALQKQIDGMKEEAAAAEAGTEETDDPYVKQVKDLAKLYAGMKASKAAPIMENLTTDEMVQIFSVMNNASKTAILEKMDPKKAADVSIKLKETTNSTDMAIAALQSRLKQDTGASTKTTATNNLDKEKLNQTFTSMPAADAATLLGSMYKISPDKVITILNTVSDTVRSSILGEMTKNDSAQTAKVVNRLMGGK, from the coding sequence GTGGCTAACAATGATATGGAATTTGAAACTGAAGGGTCAGCAAGTAAATTTGAAAAGTTTTTATTTTTGATGATACCGATCATCTTTACCCTTGTCCTGCTTGGGGTACTGTTAACTCTGTTTAATATGGATATCCGCAACAACGTTCTGGCCATTGCGAACAAGATTCCGGTTGTGGAGAAATGGGTGCCTGACCCCCCGCAATCTGCTGATGAAGCAACCGACCCGAAACAGCAGGCTGAAGAGCAGGCAGCAAGTTCTGATAAGACGATCAAGGAGCTTAAGTCTCAGCTGGCGGCACAAAGCGAGCAGCTTAAGAAGGCGAACGAAGATACCGCAGCCCAGGCCACGAAAGCTGAAGCACTGCAGAAGCAGATTGACGGTATGAAGGAAGAAGCCGCAGCTGCAGAAGCAGGTACAGAGGAGACAGATGATCCCTATGTGAAGCAGGTGAAAGATCTGGCCAAGCTGTATGCGGGGATGAAAGCCTCCAAAGCTGCGCCAATCATGGAGAATTTGACCACAGATGAAATGGTGCAAATCTTCAGTGTAATGAATAATGCCAGCAAAACAGCTATATTAGAAAAAATGGATCCCAAAAAAGCTGCGGATGTCTCCATTAAGCTAAAAGAAACTACAAATTCAACCGATATGGCTATTGCAGCCCTTCAATCCAGACTAAAGCAGGATACGGGAGCTTCAACAAAGACCACAGCAACAAATAACCTGGATAAAGAGAAGCTGAACCAGACATTCACTAGCATGCCGGCTGCCGATGCAGCAACACTGCTGGGTTCGATGTACAAGATCAGCCCGGACAAAGTGATCACGATTCTGAATACGGTTAGTGACACTGTGCGCTCTTCAATTCTGGGGGAGATGACCAAGAATGACAGTGCTCAGACAGCTAAGGTTGTAAACCGGCTGATGGGCGGTAAATAA
- the fliF gene encoding flagellar basal-body MS-ring/collar protein FliF, with amino-acid sequence MNERFAQYRERVTQYWNRFSGKQKILFFSTLFIIIIIIVVLTMQLSKTEYEVAFQDLDSTDSAGVMKYLDSAGVSYRLSPDGKSISVPSTDAARVKVDIGSQGIVQGGSIGYKVFDESSSMIGTTDSEFNVKYNNALNGEVEQLMRRMQGIKDAKVLINLPKETVFASQENQEQASASVVLSFDPGFRPTQDNIDGYFNLVKTAVPNLPIDNITIANNEIELMPTAKGGQAGVSSQVEENFALKKKFEEEVKKNVKQFLSTLTGPDKVDVLVFSQLNFDKENRQEKLVTPVDAENMKGIEISSQIISNTYSGQGNTTGGVAGTGSQDVAGYPSDTGSGTSSSEESSETRNFEVNHITKDIIASPYSVKDLTINVAVEPPTGQNTLDDTTSAAIQNILVNIVRASLADSGVSYTDADLAKKVSVYSQQFGSTDANTASGGLATWMIWAIAAAALLVGAGVGYMIYRNRKKQEEEVEEDIPLQVPTEFPSINMDSMTNESQVRKQLESLAKKKPDEFVNLLRTWLADEQR; translated from the coding sequence GTGAATGAAAGATTTGCCCAGTACCGGGAAAGGGTAACCCAGTATTGGAACAGATTCAGCGGTAAACAGAAAATACTATTTTTCTCTACCCTGTTTATCATCATAATCATAATCGTGGTCTTAACGATGCAATTGTCAAAAACGGAATACGAAGTGGCTTTTCAGGATTTGGATAGTACTGATTCAGCCGGTGTAATGAAATACCTGGATTCTGCCGGAGTTTCTTACCGCTTGAGTCCGGATGGCAAAAGCATCTCCGTGCCAAGTACGGATGCGGCCCGTGTCAAAGTGGATATTGGCTCGCAGGGAATCGTACAAGGCGGTTCCATCGGTTATAAGGTTTTCGATGAGTCATCGTCGATGATCGGCACTACAGACAGCGAATTCAATGTTAAATATAACAATGCATTGAACGGTGAAGTAGAGCAGCTTATGAGACGGATGCAGGGGATCAAGGATGCCAAGGTCCTGATCAACCTGCCAAAGGAAACCGTATTTGCCTCACAAGAGAACCAGGAGCAGGCTTCTGCTTCGGTCGTGCTTAGCTTCGATCCTGGCTTTAGACCTACACAAGACAATATTGACGGTTATTTCAACCTAGTGAAGACCGCAGTTCCGAATCTGCCGATCGACAACATTACGATTGCCAACAATGAAATCGAATTAATGCCGACGGCCAAGGGCGGGCAGGCGGGAGTTTCCAGCCAGGTTGAAGAAAACTTTGCCCTCAAAAAGAAATTTGAGGAAGAAGTTAAAAAGAATGTGAAACAATTCCTTAGTACGCTCACAGGTCCAGATAAAGTAGATGTTCTGGTCTTCTCACAGTTGAATTTTGACAAGGAGAATCGCCAGGAGAAACTAGTCACACCGGTAGATGCGGAAAATATGAAAGGGATTGAGATCAGCTCGCAGATTATCAGCAATACCTATTCTGGTCAGGGAAACACTACCGGAGGAGTAGCAGGTACAGGCTCGCAAGATGTTGCGGGTTATCCATCGGATACGGGCTCGGGAACTTCTTCATCTGAGGAGTCTTCGGAGACAAGAAACTTTGAAGTGAACCATATCACTAAAGATATTATTGCAAGTCCTTACTCTGTTAAAGATTTAACCATAAATGTTGCGGTTGAACCACCTACCGGACAAAATACTTTGGATGATACTACATCAGCAGCAATTCAGAATATTTTGGTGAATATCGTACGTGCTTCTCTGGCGGATTCAGGTGTCTCTTATACAGACGCGGACTTAGCCAAAAAAGTTTCGGTATACTCCCAACAATTTGGAAGCACGGATGCCAATACGGCTTCAGGCGGGCTTGCAACGTGGATGATCTGGGCAATTGCTGCAGCTGCTTTGCTGGTTGGCGCAGGGGTCGGATATATGATCTACCGCAACCGCAAGAAGCAGGAAGAAGAGGTGGAAGAAGATATTCCGCTTCAGGTTCCTACAGAATTCCCGTCCATTAATATGGATAGCATGACGAACGAAAGTCAGGTTCGCAAGCAACTGGAAAGTCTGGCCAAGAAGAAGCCGGATGAATTCGTAAATCTGCTGCGTACTTGGCTAGCAGATGAACAGAGGTGA
- the fliG gene encoding flagellar motor switch protein FliG: MAKATQQALSGRQKAAILLITLGPEVSAQIFKHLRDEEIEQLTLEIANVRKVDSAEKESIMAEFHQICLAQEYISQGGINYAKEILEKALGSSKAMEVINRLTATLQVRPFDFARKADPNQILNFIQNENVQTIALVLSYLQFEQAASILSSLPQEKQAEVARRIAIMDSTSPEVVTQIERVLEQKLSATVTQDYTNAGGIESIVQILNGVDRGTERTILDSLEIQDPELAEEIKKRMFVFEDIVNVDNRSIQRIIRDIENADLQLALKVASEEVRDVIFRNMSKRMAETFREEMEYMGPVRLRDVEEAQTRIVGTIRRLEESGEIIIARGGGDDIIV, encoded by the coding sequence ATGGCAAAAGCGACTCAGCAGGCGCTTAGCGGCCGTCAAAAAGCGGCTATCCTGCTAATCACACTAGGGCCCGAGGTATCGGCGCAAATATTCAAACATCTGAGGGACGAGGAAATTGAACAGCTGACTCTGGAAATTGCCAATGTCCGTAAGGTAGATAGTGCGGAAAAAGAGTCCATTATGGCTGAATTTCACCAAATTTGCCTCGCGCAGGAATACATCTCACAAGGCGGTATCAATTACGCCAAGGAAATTCTGGAGAAAGCGCTTGGTTCAAGCAAGGCGATGGAAGTCATCAACCGCCTGACGGCAACGCTGCAGGTACGGCCATTCGATTTTGCCCGGAAGGCTGATCCTAATCAGATTTTGAACTTTATCCAGAATGAAAATGTACAGACTATAGCGCTGGTCTTGTCTTATCTGCAATTTGAACAGGCGGCCTCCATCCTGTCCTCGCTTCCACAGGAGAAACAGGCTGAAGTAGCCAGAAGAATTGCGATTATGGACAGCACCTCACCGGAAGTCGTTACTCAGATTGAGCGGGTGCTGGAGCAGAAGCTCTCAGCTACTGTAACTCAGGATTACACGAATGCCGGCGGTATTGAATCGATTGTGCAGATTCTGAACGGTGTTGACCGTGGTACGGAGCGCACGATTCTGGATTCCCTGGAAATTCAGGATCCGGAGCTTGCCGAAGAAATCAAAAAGCGGATGTTCGTCTTCGAGGATATCGTCAACGTGGACAACCGTTCGATCCAGCGGATTATCCGCGATATCGAAAATGCCGATTTGCAGCTGGCGCTCAAGGTGGCCAGCGAGGAAGTGCGGGACGTTATTTTCCGCAACATGTCGAAGCGGATGGCCGAAACCTTCCGCGAAGAAATGGAATATATGGGTCCGGTACGGCTGCGTGATGTCGAGGAAGCTCAGACACGCATCGTAGGAACGATCCGCAGACTTGAAGAATCAGGTGAAATAATCATCGCCCGTGGCGGAGGAGATGACATCATTGTCTAG